In Sphaerisporangium krabiense, the DNA window AAGGCCTCCAGTGAGGTGCTCAAGAAGTGGGGCGTGAACGCCGACGACTTCCTGACCGCCACCCCGGAGATGACCAAGGTCCGCAAGGGCGTCGACCGTCCCGACACGTGGACGGCGCCCACGCTCGGAGGCGGTAAGTGAGTCTGCTCTCGGTCGACTGGGGCGGGTATGCTCCCGTCCTGGTCGACGGGCTCGTCAAGTCGGTACAGCTCACCGCGATCGGTTTCACGGGCGCCTGTCTGGTCGGGTTCGTCGTCGCGGTGCTGCGGATGTCGCAGAACCGGGTGGTCAACGCGGCGGGTTACCTCTACACCGAGCTCTTCAAGAACCTGCCGATGATCACCGGCATCTTCATCATCTACTTCGGTCTCACCGGCATCGGGCTCGTCCTGGACGCTTTCACCGCCGGCTGGGTCGCCCTGGCGCTGTTCTACGGCGCCTACCTGGCGGAGATCTTCCGCGGCGGGCTGCAGGGCGTCTCGCGAGGGCAGACCGAGGCGGCGCACGCGCTCGGCCTGACCTCGGCGCGGGTCCTGCTGACAGTGCAACTCCCGCAGGCCGTACGGCTGGCGCTGCCCGCCACCGCCACCATGCTGGTGGACCTGCTGAAGGGGACCGCGCTGCTGGTCACCATCGGCGGCGGTGAGCTGATGACCCAGGCGACGATCATCACGTCCGAGACCTTCCAGCCGCTGGAGGTCTACATCGTGATCGGCCTGATCTACGTGGCGATGAGCTGGCCGCTCGCCCGCCTGGCGGGCTACCTCGAATCCCACCTGCGCGAAGGCACCGCGCTGTCCCCGACGAGCCGCAAGCTGCGCAGGATCACCGGGGCGAGG includes these proteins:
- a CDS encoding amino acid ABC transporter permease, with the protein product MSLLSVDWGGYAPVLVDGLVKSVQLTAIGFTGACLVGFVVAVLRMSQNRVVNAAGYLYTELFKNLPMITGIFIIYFGLTGIGLVLDAFTAGWVALALFYGAYLAEIFRGGLQGVSRGQTEAAHALGLTSARVLLTVQLPQAVRLALPATATMLVDLLKGTALLVTIGGGELMTQATIITSETFQPLEVYIVIGLIYVAMSWPLARLAGYLESHLREGTALSPTSRKLRRITGARLAQDVTVTTGEKVG